One region of gamma proteobacterium HIMB55 genomic DNA includes:
- a CDS encoding enoyl-CoA hydratase/carnithine racemase (PFAM: Enoyl-CoA hydratase/isomerase family) — translation MTKGTIDTGTDHLLANLNAGVLTLTFNRPEARNALSGDLLQAFGAQLSDAEINPDVRCVVVTGSGNAFCAGGDVKAMSDVNTQGAASPLETLIQRQRLNQRSTSGRLNKMPKPTLAVIPGPAAGAGLSIALACDLRIMSSTAFMTTAFAKVGFSGDYGGTLFMSQLVGTAKARELYFLSERIGAEEAEHLGLANWVVAPEDLEERATEIAQKLANGPTVAFSYMKENLARALTSADVEDCMDLEASHHIHCGGTADHKNAVEAFIAKRAPAFEGK, via the coding sequence ATGACTAAAGGAACTATCGACACAGGTACGGACCATTTGCTGGCCAACCTCAACGCGGGGGTATTAACGCTAACGTTTAATCGCCCAGAGGCGCGGAATGCCCTATCCGGTGATTTACTTCAAGCATTTGGCGCTCAGCTGAGCGATGCGGAGATCAACCCCGACGTCCGATGTGTGGTGGTGACTGGCAGCGGTAATGCCTTTTGTGCCGGCGGTGATGTGAAGGCCATGTCTGATGTGAATACTCAGGGGGCTGCGAGCCCTTTGGAGACGCTCATTCAAAGGCAGCGGCTGAATCAACGCTCGACCAGTGGTCGACTCAATAAAATGCCGAAACCCACGCTGGCTGTGATCCCTGGTCCTGCCGCCGGCGCTGGCTTGTCGATTGCACTCGCATGCGATCTTCGCATTATGTCGTCCACCGCGTTTATGACCACGGCCTTTGCGAAAGTTGGTTTCTCTGGTGATTACGGCGGCACCTTATTCATGTCGCAACTCGTGGGTACAGCGAAGGCGCGAGAGCTGTATTTTCTCTCGGAGCGTATTGGGGCCGAGGAGGCCGAGCATTTGGGTTTGGCCAATTGGGTGGTTGCCCCCGAGGACCTAGAGGAGCGAGCCACGGAAATTGCCCAAAAGCTGGCGAATGGTCCGACGGTGGCCTTTAGTTACATGAAAGAAAACCTGGCGCGAGCACTGACATCGGCCGATGTCGAAGATTGCATGGACTTAGAGGCTTCGCACCATATCCATTGTGGTGGCACCGCAGATCACAAAAACGCGGTCGAGGCGTTTATTGCGAAACGTGCGCCTGCATTCGAAGGCAAATGA
- a CDS encoding putative oxidoreductase (PFAM: Aldo/keto reductase family) — protein MERLQIAEGLEFSQLVYGMWRLADDADTSIKHVDAKIRAALDQGITTFDQADIYGGYTAEDVMGAALKTSPSLRQQMEIVTKCDIVIDAGRHAGARVKHYDTTRAHINESVHQSLTAMGTDVIDVLLIHRPDPLMDHHETGEALDALVDSGKVRAVGVSNFRPWDWNLLQSAMRHSLVTNQIELSLKEISPFTNGDLAFHQQYGHAVMAWSPLGGGDLMTGSGELADRLDVIAKRHEVDRAAVATAFLLAHPAKITPVMGTNNLERISALSDAEKVELDRQDWFYLYEAALGKEVP, from the coding sequence ATGGAACGTCTTCAAATTGCTGAGGGGCTGGAGTTCAGCCAGCTCGTTTACGGTATGTGGCGCTTGGCAGACGATGCCGATACGTCGATTAAACATGTCGATGCCAAAATCCGAGCAGCGCTCGATCAGGGAATCACGACCTTCGATCAGGCAGATATTTACGGTGGTTACACAGCGGAAGACGTCATGGGTGCTGCGCTCAAAACGAGTCCCTCGCTCCGGCAGCAGATGGAGATCGTCACGAAGTGCGACATCGTCATTGACGCTGGCCGTCACGCAGGCGCACGCGTGAAGCATTACGACACAACTCGCGCGCACATTAACGAAAGTGTGCATCAGTCGCTGACTGCCATGGGAACTGATGTTATCGATGTACTGCTGATTCATCGTCCTGATCCTTTGATGGATCATCATGAGACGGGTGAAGCACTCGATGCTTTGGTCGACTCTGGAAAAGTCCGCGCTGTTGGCGTCTCGAACTTCAGACCATGGGACTGGAATCTTCTCCAGTCCGCAATGCGTCACTCGCTCGTGACAAATCAGATTGAACTGAGTCTCAAAGAAATCTCGCCCTTCACCAATGGCGATTTAGCGTTTCACCAGCAATACGGCCACGCTGTCATGGCTTGGTCTCCGCTAGGCGGGGGTGATTTGATGACAGGCTCGGGTGAGCTGGCAGATCGGCTCGATGTTATTGCAAAGCGTCACGAGGTGGATCGCGCCGCGGTCGCAACGGCTTTCCTACTTGCGCATCCCGCCAAGATTACGCCGGTAATGGGTACCAATAATCTTGAGCGAATTTCAGCGCTTTCAGATGCGGAGAAGGTAGAACTCGATCGGCAGGATTGGTTCTATCTGTATGAGGCCGCCCTCGGTAAAGAGGTCCCTTAA
- a CDS encoding YVTN family beta-propeller repeat protein (PFAM: Carbohydrate binding domain~TIGRFAM: 40-residue YVTN family beta-propeller repeat) codes for MKTINRALLLWIFLSVFLSACGGGGGSSSSSTPAPVVTTPPPSSGGGSSGGGEPPERGPLETDLELNQRLIAADSTDRSQPGFQLFMSPHVNPILALGPYVYVTNTPNGTVDVIDADTRLVVQQIEVGLEPMSLAARPDSSEIWVSNHVSDSVNVIDASADSPFVHTVTAVIDHLDLPLGESIFDEPAGIAFANNEKAYVALSQTNQIAVVDATTYQVTKLLRVPAQDPRAIAVVGDKLLVLPFESNNQTQLSGCTSDGIDGDVCTFDAVEHVFNNNNVLSLNYTADIVRNTDLPDRDLIVYSTENEQRLQSVNHLGTLLYGLSVDASGVAYIAQTDSRNAANGRAGSQQHGLAELENRPFFNQITRVDCSGAEGCLPETRRRYELEPRPPTQPAADRALATPYDTVVLPEQDGLLGIAAASDTVFWLDTASGDIKDRLVVGATPRGITLRGSDEAWVYNASDSTVSVVSLSGGSLALQAAIALDDPTPSEIAAGRHLFESAKASSTGTFSCASCHIDGNTDQLLWVLDTPICDVAGCTQIQPRLTMPMRGLRDTAPYHWDGVMGDPHGGNNTANINSSLAPDCESGVALDCSLVLVDRTLGSTMCGVGECEEGPSGRAGKLTDDERLALALFNLSVPFPPPPERTESNRLTPSAFQGMLQFHMEKDCGNCHRMPFLVSTNTPGTGMDAPTWRGAYDRWMILPQGRLNISDLLQILTIPDHFPERQIWRAAGSSENIWRMVLEGSTGYVGAMGSQVAVLPDSTLSAPELTKLDAMMSAADAGAVALRVSMIKPGTGEAQELHYESRSFTDAESGESFSDQQLLELGERGELQALITAHPPANVTALHPQPGIWPEAAIAAQAATLNVAELDDTNRLEMRGRHIYPGAQIFVDGELVDGSVSCMNGELPNCVDEQIEVVLSEAPSHGGFFQIQLQNPLGKFTNDSFYFSEQVEPSLREGSILASRGDLMDCGLPSSSWEFAEFNGSARCERSTRKIVASVDTASQPEPWRVQVFHRVPIYKDRTYTACFSARSSLDKRIYTYLDRGADAYQLLGANQKFASNVTTDWQTFSQTWTVDRTDITGRLAFDLAESPGTVELANITLIEGENCEG; via the coding sequence ATGAAAACAATAAATCGTGCGTTATTACTATGGATTTTTTTATCCGTCTTTCTCTCCGCTTGTGGCGGCGGAGGCGGCTCCTCTTCTTCTTCAACTCCTGCACCGGTTGTCACTACACCACCGCCCAGTTCGGGTGGCGGCTCTTCGGGGGGCGGCGAGCCTCCCGAACGTGGTCCCCTCGAAACTGACCTCGAGCTAAATCAGCGATTGATCGCTGCTGACTCTACCGATAGAAGCCAGCCGGGTTTCCAGCTTTTTATGAGCCCCCACGTCAATCCCATTCTTGCGTTAGGGCCGTATGTCTACGTGACAAACACACCCAACGGGACAGTTGATGTTATAGATGCGGACACTCGGTTGGTTGTTCAACAAATTGAGGTTGGCTTGGAGCCAATGAGTTTGGCCGCAAGGCCAGACAGCAGTGAGATATGGGTTAGTAACCATGTTTCTGACAGCGTGAATGTCATCGACGCTTCAGCGGACTCACCCTTTGTACACACGGTAACTGCCGTCATAGATCATCTTGATCTGCCGCTGGGTGAGTCAATTTTTGATGAGCCCGCGGGTATTGCCTTTGCAAACAATGAGAAAGCGTACGTGGCGCTGTCTCAGACGAATCAAATTGCAGTCGTCGATGCGACGACATATCAAGTGACTAAGCTCCTTCGCGTTCCCGCTCAGGATCCCAGAGCTATTGCAGTTGTAGGTGATAAGTTGCTTGTGCTGCCCTTTGAATCGAACAACCAAACCCAGCTCTCTGGTTGTACATCGGATGGCATTGATGGCGACGTCTGCACCTTTGATGCGGTGGAGCATGTCTTCAATAACAACAATGTCCTCTCTCTTAACTACACAGCGGACATTGTTCGCAACACCGATCTCCCGGATAGGGACTTGATCGTTTACAGCACGGAGAACGAACAGCGCCTTCAGTCGGTTAACCACTTAGGAACGCTGCTCTATGGCCTATCTGTAGATGCTTCTGGTGTTGCTTACATTGCTCAGACCGACTCAAGAAATGCGGCCAATGGTCGTGCCGGCTCACAACAGCATGGGCTTGCCGAGCTTGAAAATAGGCCGTTTTTTAACCAAATCACCCGGGTCGATTGTTCGGGGGCCGAGGGCTGCCTTCCTGAGACGCGCCGGCGTTATGAGTTGGAGCCAAGGCCGCCCACTCAGCCAGCGGCTGATAGGGCACTCGCCACCCCATATGACACAGTGGTTCTCCCCGAACAGGATGGCTTGCTTGGTATTGCCGCAGCCTCTGACACTGTTTTTTGGCTGGATACAGCCTCGGGGGATATTAAGGATCGTCTGGTTGTGGGTGCTACACCGCGTGGTATCACTCTGAGAGGTAGTGATGAGGCGTGGGTATATAACGCGAGCGATTCGACTGTAAGCGTTGTGTCGTTAAGTGGTGGGTCACTGGCACTGCAGGCAGCCATCGCTCTCGACGATCCGACGCCCAGCGAAATTGCGGCAGGCAGACATCTCTTTGAGTCAGCAAAGGCGTCAAGCACCGGCACATTCTCATGTGCGAGTTGTCATATCGATGGCAATACCGATCAGCTGCTTTGGGTATTAGATACGCCCATTTGTGATGTGGCCGGATGTACGCAAATACAGCCGCGACTGACTATGCCTATGCGCGGACTCAGAGATACAGCCCCTTACCACTGGGATGGCGTCATGGGTGATCCGCATGGTGGTAATAACACAGCTAATATCAATAGTTCTCTGGCGCCTGATTGCGAAAGCGGTGTGGCCTTAGATTGCTCTCTGGTTCTCGTGGATCGCACACTTGGCTCGACAATGTGCGGTGTTGGTGAGTGTGAGGAGGGACCGTCGGGGCGAGCGGGTAAACTGACTGATGACGAGCGTTTAGCGCTGGCTCTGTTTAACCTTTCCGTCCCCTTTCCACCGCCACCCGAACGCACGGAGAGCAATCGCTTAACGCCGTCTGCTTTTCAAGGGATGCTCCAGTTTCACATGGAGAAGGACTGTGGCAACTGCCACCGAATGCCGTTTTTAGTGAGCACCAATACGCCAGGAACTGGCATGGATGCACCGACCTGGCGGGGCGCGTATGACCGTTGGATGATTCTGCCTCAAGGTCGTCTGAATATCTCGGATCTTCTCCAGATCCTCACTATCCCAGACCACTTTCCTGAGCGGCAAATATGGCGAGCGGCCGGATCAAGTGAAAATATTTGGCGGATGGTGCTCGAGGGCAGTACTGGGTACGTGGGTGCTATGGGTTCACAAGTCGCGGTGCTTCCTGATAGCACTTTATCCGCGCCTGAGCTCACTAAACTGGATGCCATGATGTCCGCTGCCGATGCTGGAGCGGTTGCATTGAGAGTATCGATGATCAAGCCAGGCACGGGTGAGGCACAAGAGCTGCACTACGAGAGTCGATCGTTCACGGATGCGGAGTCAGGGGAAAGTTTTAGTGACCAACAACTCTTAGAACTCGGGGAGCGGGGTGAGCTTCAAGCATTGATCACAGCGCATCCACCCGCAAACGTTACAGCACTTCACCCTCAACCCGGTATTTGGCCCGAAGCGGCCATTGCAGCACAAGCAGCCACGCTGAACGTCGCGGAGCTGGATGACACTAATCGATTGGAGATGAGAGGTCGTCATATTTATCCAGGAGCTCAGATCTTCGTAGATGGGGAGCTGGTTGATGGCTCGGTAAGCTGCATGAACGGCGAGTTACCCAATTGTGTTGACGAGCAGATTGAGGTGGTGCTGTCGGAAGCGCCCAGTCATGGCGGTTTTTTCCAGATTCAGCTACAGAACCCGCTAGGTAAGTTTACAAACGACTCTTTTTATTTCTCAGAGCAAGTCGAACCTTCGTTACGCGAGGGTTCTATCTTAGCCAGTCGCGGTGATCTCATGGACTGCGGTTTACCCTCCAGTAGCTGGGAGTTTGCCGAGTTTAATGGTTCGGCTCGTTGCGAGCGTTCCACCAGAAAGATCGTCGCCAGTGTTGATACCGCCAGCCAGCCAGAGCCCTGGCGCGTGCAGGTATTCCACAGGGTGCCCATTTACAAGGATCGAACCTATACGGCCTGTTTCTCGGCAAGGAGCTCTTTGGATAAGCGGATTTACACGTACCTTGATCGCGGGGCCGATGCCTATCAGTTGTTGGGTGCGAATCAAAAGTTTGCCTCAAACGTCACTACTGACTGGCAAACCTTTTCTCAAACCTGGACCGTGGACAGGACTGATATCACCGGCCGACTCGCCTTTGATTTGGCGGAGTCACCGGGCACCGTGGAGCTCGCGAATATCACCCTAATCGAGGGAGAAAACTGCGAAGGTTAG
- a CDS encoding galactokinase (PFAM: Galactokinase galactose-binding signature; GHMP kinases C terminal; GHMP kinases N terminal domain~TIGRFAM: galactokinase), giving the protein MAPGRVNLIGEYTDFNDGFVLPMTMDRGVYIGIRPRSDDRISVVSLKFDETIAYSLGAFEQPKPGHWSCYVLGVVEELRLLGLIPFGFEAVIDGNLNLGAGLSSSAAVETATALALQTIFKFTMPRADIAALCQRVEHRYAGVMCGIMDQFASGLGRADHALMLDCRSLSYVDIPVTLGDHRIVIISSEVKRELAASAYNERRAQCEEGVALFKQYDPSVRALRDVTLDQVNAYASELSDIVRRRCSHVVSENMRVLNASAALGAGDLEEFGALMNASHQSLRDDFEVSCDELDCLVDIAQRTDGVLGSRMTGAGFGGCTVTLIHSDAIDSLKAQLFAYTDRFGLNPGMFVLQDNLEAGPLVSS; this is encoded by the coding sequence ATGGCGCCCGGTCGTGTCAATTTGATTGGTGAATACACCGACTTTAATGATGGATTTGTGTTGCCAATGACGATGGATCGCGGTGTTTACATCGGTATTCGGCCTCGCAGCGATGATCGGATCTCGGTTGTCTCACTCAAATTTGACGAAACCATTGCTTACAGCCTTGGGGCCTTCGAGCAACCGAAGCCGGGCCACTGGTCCTGTTATGTATTGGGTGTGGTTGAAGAGCTGAGATTACTGGGACTGATCCCCTTCGGGTTCGAGGCGGTCATCGATGGCAATCTAAATCTCGGTGCGGGCTTGAGTTCCTCTGCCGCTGTGGAGACAGCAACGGCCCTGGCATTGCAGACGATTTTCAAATTTACGATGCCGCGTGCTGATATCGCGGCTCTCTGCCAACGTGTTGAGCACCGTTATGCGGGTGTGATGTGCGGGATCATGGATCAGTTCGCCAGCGGCCTTGGCCGCGCTGATCATGCACTGATGCTCGACTGCCGATCGCTCTCTTACGTGGACATTCCCGTTACCTTGGGCGATCACCGGATTGTCATTATCTCCAGCGAGGTGAAGCGTGAACTCGCTGCCTCCGCTTACAACGAGCGTCGTGCACAGTGCGAGGAGGGTGTTGCGCTCTTTAAACAATACGACCCGTCGGTTCGGGCGTTGCGCGATGTCACACTGGACCAAGTTAACGCATATGCGAGCGAACTCTCAGACATTGTGCGGCGGCGGTGCAGTCATGTTGTTAGTGAGAATATGCGAGTTCTTAATGCGTCAGCTGCCCTTGGTGCTGGTGATTTAGAGGAGTTCGGTGCTCTTATGAATGCCTCGCATCAATCGCTTCGGGATGACTTTGAGGTTAGCTGTGACGAGCTCGATTGTTTGGTCGATATTGCTCAACGTACGGATGGGGTGCTCGGATCCCGCATGACCGGTGCTGGATTTGGTGGCTGCACGGTGACGCTGATTCATAGCGACGCGATAGACAGCTTGAAGGCGCAGTTGTTCGCCTACACAGACCGCTTTGGTTTGAATCCAGGAATGTTTGTTCTTCAGGATAATCTTGAGGCGGGTCCGCTGGTCAGCTCATGA
- a CDS encoding putative Zn-dependent hydrolase of beta-lactamase fold protein (PFAM: Metallo-beta-lactamase superfamily) has product MRLKLCAYLINHRFVFCITISKAWWFDDRLFVPKRKLRMNMMSRFFSQSFQSNRFQPTRVRAVYAKRRVLMGCAVILSALTACSLVEERDYPISDHYDGSHFYNRDAKGNSWPAVFKFLFTSLWEKADWPEARANPQAEPIPARITEGLRATYINHATVLIQVDGLNILTDPIWSERASPVTFSGPKRIRPPGVAIEDLPEIDLIIVSHNHYDHMDTASLRALRERQSREPVIVSGLGNAGLLRSLGYDNPVELDWDESTNVGSSKVHFVECQHQSARGLHDRMRTLWGSFVIETSQGAIYFAGDTGYSPHFADQGERFGPFALSIIPIGAYEPRYFMKAMHLNPAEAVAAHKDLKSEQSLGIHFGVFQLTWESIDQPVIDLEALLEDQSVDPSAFWVLEPGQYRALEAKGAVGQ; this is encoded by the coding sequence ATGCGACTGAAATTGTGCGCGTATTTGATCAATCATCGCTTTGTCTTTTGCATCACTATTAGTAAAGCGTGGTGGTTTGATGATCGCCTCTTTGTACCCAAACGTAAATTGCGCATGAATATGATGTCTCGTTTTTTTTCGCAGTCCTTTCAATCCAATCGCTTTCAACCCACACGCGTTAGAGCCGTTTATGCCAAGCGACGCGTGTTAATGGGTTGCGCCGTGATCCTATCGGCACTTACCGCCTGCAGTCTGGTTGAAGAGCGTGACTACCCTATATCTGACCATTACGACGGCAGTCATTTCTATAACCGCGATGCCAAGGGAAACAGTTGGCCCGCCGTTTTTAAATTTCTCTTTACCAGTCTTTGGGAGAAAGCTGATTGGCCTGAGGCACGAGCAAACCCTCAAGCTGAGCCCATTCCAGCGCGCATCACTGAGGGGCTTCGCGCAACCTACATCAATCATGCAACCGTTTTGATTCAGGTTGATGGCTTGAACATCCTCACTGACCCCATCTGGTCAGAGCGTGCCAGCCCCGTCACATTCTCGGGCCCAAAGCGCATCAGACCGCCAGGCGTTGCGATTGAAGATCTCCCTGAGATCGATCTTATTATCGTCAGCCATAATCATTACGACCATATGGATACTGCCAGTCTGCGTGCTCTGCGCGAGCGACAGTCGCGCGAACCCGTGATTGTCTCAGGGCTTGGTAACGCAGGTTTATTGCGCTCGCTGGGTTACGACAACCCGGTTGAGCTGGATTGGGATGAAAGCACCAACGTGGGTTCCTCGAAGGTTCACTTTGTCGAATGTCAGCACCAATCTGCGCGAGGGCTGCACGATCGCATGCGAACGCTTTGGGGCTCCTTCGTTATCGAGACCAGTCAAGGCGCCATCTATTTCGCTGGAGATACGGGATACTCGCCACACTTTGCAGACCAAGGTGAGCGATTCGGACCCTTCGCACTTAGCATCATTCCGATCGGCGCCTATGAGCCGCGTTATTTTATGAAGGCGATGCACCTCAACCCTGCAGAGGCAGTCGCAGCGCACAAGGACCTCAAAAGCGAGCAAAGTCTAGGGATTCACTTCGGGGTATTTCAGTTGACTTGGGAAAGTATTGATCAGCCAGTCATCGATTTAGAAGCATTGCTGGAAGATCAGTCCGTAGACCCATCTGCGTTTTGGGTACTAGAGCCAGGTCAATACCGGGCGCTAGAAGCTAAAGGAGCTGTTGGGCAGTAA
- a CDS encoding UDP-glucose-hexose-1-phosphate uridylyltransferase (PFAM: Galactose-1-phosphate uridyl transferase, C-terminal domain; Galactose-1-phosphate uridyl transferase, N-terminal domain~TIGRFAM: galactose-1-phosphate uridylyltransferase, family 1), translating to MSLFDSNQHSHRRFNPLTGRWVLVSPHRTQRPWQGKQEAASTASRPAFDAGCYLCPGNARAGGERNLAYSGPFVFQNDFSALLPDVPVDTSTEHDLLRSESESGICRVICFSPRHDLTLPQMSVEDIRGVVDIWAAQYLELGAMEDINHVQIFENKGEIMGCSNPHPHGQIWAQRSIPDEVRIESKRMREHLEKTGRTLLGDYALVEQERGERLVCDNESFIALVPFWANWPFETLVLCKRQIRHIGEMSARERDDLADILKRLTTRYDNLFECSFPYSAGMHQAPTDGEEHAEWDWHMHFYPPLLRSATVKKFMVGYEMLADPQRDLTPEVAAARLRDLLEVHYLDRV from the coding sequence GTGAGCTTATTTGATAGCAATCAACATTCTCATCGCCGCTTCAATCCGCTGACCGGCCGTTGGGTGCTGGTATCGCCACATCGCACCCAGCGCCCATGGCAGGGCAAGCAGGAGGCTGCGAGCACTGCCTCACGCCCCGCGTTTGATGCTGGGTGCTATCTCTGTCCGGGCAATGCGCGTGCAGGTGGTGAGAGGAATCTAGCCTACTCTGGTCCCTTTGTTTTCCAGAATGACTTTAGCGCGCTGTTGCCCGACGTCCCTGTGGACACGAGTACCGAGCACGACTTGCTGCGCTCAGAGAGCGAGTCGGGTATCTGCCGCGTAATTTGTTTCTCGCCGCGTCATGACCTAACACTGCCTCAAATGTCAGTGGAAGATATTCGAGGCGTAGTCGATATCTGGGCGGCACAGTACCTCGAGCTAGGTGCTATGGAGGATATTAATCACGTCCAGATCTTCGAGAACAAGGGCGAAATAATGGGGTGCAGCAATCCCCATCCGCACGGACAAATATGGGCGCAAAGAAGCATTCCAGACGAGGTAAGAATTGAGTCTAAGCGGATGCGCGAGCACCTCGAGAAAACCGGTCGAACCTTGCTAGGTGATTATGCTCTGGTCGAGCAGGAGCGGGGTGAGCGGCTCGTATGTGACAACGAGAGCTTCATTGCTCTCGTGCCGTTCTGGGCCAATTGGCCTTTCGAAACGCTCGTGCTGTGCAAGCGCCAGATCCGCCACATCGGGGAGATGAGCGCTAGAGAGCGGGATGATCTTGCCGATATCCTCAAACGCCTAACGACGCGCTATGACAACCTTTTTGAGTGCAGCTTTCCCTATTCAGCCGGTATGCATCAAGCGCCCACCGATGGTGAGGAGCATGCCGAGTGGGACTGGCACATGCATTTCTATCCGCCACTCCTGCGCTCTGCGACCGTGAAAAAATTTATGGTGGGTTATGAGATGCTGGCCGACCCGCAGCGCGATTTAACGCCCGAGGTAGCTGCGGCGAGGCTGCGTGATTTGCTAGAAGTGCACTATCTGGATCGAGTCTAA
- a CDS encoding phosphodiesterase/alkaline phosphatase D (PFAM: PhoD-like phosphatase): MGSSLTVLRRTLLAGGAAVVPLLSLFGCSSSSRQTIRHILPTVTDTRISISCSLAQPVQSLFLRVANDVYRGEQRDSEGLHWSFTAEDLTANTQYQLQLLDGETPVGDTWPLRTFPAEDAALDQLKLAAFTCAGGGDAFGFNGLQYFKPHAFRHRLFDELLAQSPDAVIAIGDHIYWDLRGGDRPPLGRRKSALVRWVIGAYLRVKYGVFDRALPLLDSPNEAVLKRIANEQIADLYGTRFKSTPIFFIPDDHDYFENDDAEKDLVTFPADAFSREAHRAVAELYYPPLPHAPSPENHRSFGLFKYGKLFEAPLLDCAGQMSLAENVESGESDAQDKNSARLLPEAIERWVLDRIEASPAKHFALVPSHPMGWTAGKWREWYPDVVAPDGFEGLVTNELNFEGATRGVLTTKAQKYLWQRGWWTQHQRLLQALSERPGSRFTFSGDIHAQGAVAIEVSGEEALPGGLVKSLLVGPVSTSDATWPSFARGIPANQPGWLQTTTLSDTEEVNGFTLFDITSSGVVAQLFNCGGHDSSGPDDGRVQRVTDLLLS; the protein is encoded by the coding sequence GTGGGTTCATCATTGACAGTTCTCAGGCGGACTTTGCTAGCCGGTGGTGCAGCCGTGGTGCCGTTGCTGAGCCTGTTCGGTTGCAGCTCGAGCTCGCGTCAGACCATTAGGCATATCCTCCCGACGGTTACCGATACCCGCATTTCAATCTCCTGCTCTTTGGCTCAGCCCGTCCAGTCGCTTTTTTTGCGGGTAGCGAACGACGTTTACCGAGGGGAGCAGCGCGATAGTGAAGGCTTACATTGGTCCTTCACCGCGGAAGATCTGACAGCCAATACTCAATACCAGTTGCAGCTTCTTGACGGTGAGACACCTGTCGGTGACACGTGGCCACTGCGTACCTTTCCCGCAGAAGATGCGGCCCTTGACCAACTCAAACTAGCGGCCTTCACGTGCGCTGGTGGCGGTGACGCGTTTGGTTTTAATGGTCTTCAATATTTCAAGCCGCACGCGTTTCGCCACAGACTTTTTGATGAGTTATTGGCGCAAAGTCCCGATGCTGTAATCGCCATTGGTGATCATATTTATTGGGATCTTCGAGGTGGCGATAGACCGCCTCTGGGGCGAAGAAAGTCGGCGCTTGTTCGGTGGGTTATTGGCGCCTACCTTCGGGTGAAATACGGCGTTTTTGATCGCGCGTTACCGCTGCTGGATTCTCCCAATGAAGCCGTGCTTAAGCGTATTGCGAATGAGCAGATTGCCGATCTTTACGGTACACGATTCAAGTCAACGCCGATCTTCTTTATCCCGGATGATCATGACTACTTCGAAAACGATGACGCTGAGAAAGATCTCGTTACGTTCCCAGCCGATGCGTTCAGTCGTGAGGCGCATCGCGCTGTTGCGGAACTTTACTATCCCCCGCTACCTCATGCGCCGTCACCCGAAAACCATCGATCCTTCGGGTTGTTTAAATATGGCAAGCTGTTTGAGGCACCGTTACTCGACTGCGCGGGGCAGATGTCCTTAGCAGAGAATGTGGAATCAGGGGAAAGTGACGCTCAGGACAAAAACAGTGCGCGATTATTGCCTGAAGCCATCGAGCGATGGGTTCTTGATCGCATCGAAGCCTCGCCAGCGAAGCACTTCGCCCTCGTGCCATCGCACCCTATGGGTTGGACGGCCGGTAAATGGCGCGAGTGGTATCCGGATGTTGTTGCGCCAGACGGGTTTGAAGGACTGGTGACCAATGAACTGAACTTTGAGGGAGCCACCAGAGGGGTCCTGACGACTAAGGCTCAAAAGTATTTGTGGCAGCGCGGTTGGTGGACGCAACACCAACGATTACTTCAGGCGCTCTCTGAACGCCCAGGGTCGCGTTTTACCTTCTCGGGTGATATCCATGCGCAGGGGGCTGTCGCGATTGAAGTCTCCGGTGAAGAGGCATTACCAGGCGGCCTTGTTAAGTCCCTCTTGGTAGGACCCGTGAGTACCTCTGATGCGACTTGGCCCTCCTTCGCACGGGGGATTCCCGCGAATCAGCCGGGTTGGTTGCAGACGACAACGCTATCGGACACGGAAGAAGTCAACGGTTTTACGCTATTCGACATCACGTCAAGCGGTGTTGTAGCTCAGCTGTTTAACTGTGGTGGTCACGACTCGTCAGGTCCAGACGACGGGCGTGTACAGCGCGTTACTGATCTCCTTTTGAGCTGA